A genomic window from Vanessa cardui chromosome Z, ilVanCard2.1, whole genome shotgun sequence includes:
- the LOC124543080 gene encoding lymphocyte expansion molecule-like, with product MSTTKIKKAPFGSSVKRFGKITVHPGLDPSGLYTTRPNGCDPCLYNPKNINKIFPITKKRISSKDPWRYKAELEDWAKNLGYRNQKVLQQRKWYDSILGPAWHEVTYGKKYEAACKNLGFGRTPRDKTKKSDIPGPGTYYKSVPFKAPYGSHSVRPTFEREEPCRFKDTSSKWSLAPNRYSVIDKQSVEMKSMKVVSLRGPYDLFTGNRDESTIKNHFANTKRCTAATWPLALGTTLNRYKKSHFGTMNKTNRSLPHRGRNTLVDISMCIRKAEDPGPAHYNISKVKTFKQNKRGFNSSYDKPPGYKRVVVWPGVGRYTIKNIDCGIDGKGHRHVFLSTLKRTIGAILPEPMNSF from the coding sequence atgtcaacaaCTAAAATTAAGAAGGCCCCTTTTGGTTCAAGTGTTAAACGTTTCGGGAAAATTACTGTGCATCCTGGTTTGGACCCAAGTGGTCTTTATACAACAAGACCAAACGGCTGTGATCCATGTCTTTACAacccaaaaaatattaacaaaatttttcCGATTACAAAAAAAAGGATATCCAGCAAGGATCCGTGGAGATACAAAGCAGAATTGGAGGATTGGGCAAAAAATCTCGGATATAGAAATCAGAAAGTTTTACAACAAAGAAAATGGTACGATTCCATTCTCGGCCCCGCTTGGCATGAGGTTACATACGGAAAAAAATACGAAGCTGCATGCAAAAACCTAGGCTTTGGGAGAACCCCTCGTGATAAAACCAAAAAGAGTGACATCCCTGGACCCGGTACGTATTACAAAAGTGTTCCATTTAAAGCCCCTTATGGTTCACATTCTGTACGACCCACTTTTGAAAGAGAAGAACCTTGCAGGTTTAAAGATACCTCGTCGAAATGGTCATTGGCACCTAACCGTTACAGTGTGATCGATAAACAATCTGTCGAAATGAAATCAATGAAAGTTGTGTCTTTACGTGGACCATATGATCTTTTTACGGGAAACCGCGACgaaagtacaataaaaaatcatttcgcTAATACTAAGAGATGTACTGCGGCTACCTGGCCCTTAGCCCTTGGAACGactttaaatagatataaaaagtcTCACTTTGGAACGATGAATAAAACAAATCGAAGTCTTCCTCACAGAGGACGCAATACTTTGGTAGATATATCAATGTGTATTCGAAAAGCGGAAGATCCTGGACCGGCTCATTATAACATCAGTAAAGTTAAAACATTCAAACAGAATAAAAGAGGATTTAATAGTAGCTATGACAAACCGCCCGGATACAAGCGTGTCGTTGTGTGGCCGGGAGTCGGAAGgtacaccataaaaaatatagattgcGGCATTGACGGCAAGGGACATCGTCATGTATTTCTGAGCACACTTAAACGAACTATTGGCGCTATTCTGCCCGAACCGATGAACTCtttctaa
- the LOC124543079 gene encoding nuclear pore complex protein Nup153 isoform X2 yields the protein MSASFTVNKEKRSKSSNDANNSFVKNVTSKVTGFLPSTITKWFSSPSSTNTNGSVPTAESTDSSTEDEGPESPITTQPPAKRMRYSSPGTSNTYIPPETKCTSTNTESVATYSEMQSPISRNAFRPDSNFVSTKLHSPSEESISETKKEPFFYNMDSSSNENSSVLKKRKSLFNVNHEENYVSNTTSMSLSEPQFKASYLSAPFYTRQAIYGRAINAYMNEPNIKQRKNTLVTNNSNNDNVAISHSARRVLDLLENYSSPLMEAKRISQFMKSSNNNTLDSSKASSSKGLSYKTQELHVPSIATILRLKQKSRLMDTTSAARQLMASHSSSPDFMAYPAPTSQSNTSKETSDKLTTKIKSRLTRINREEKAVYESNEPVNLPTAVLQIDKDNLPKFSLGIPTPKPIPSSSTVTATDLPNSLPPAVNTVTTNMDKKVNEMNVDKGEKTNSSSYQFSIPVTVSSETVNASSLPAKFTFGSPERSIEKTIETKTDNALSKVHQPIIKVKTDLLPQSEDWKCEDCWVSNKPDSANCVCCGGKKPVKNATKVNKCTLCQVVLDKDGTSKCVNCEKTSNNTGNSKLVSIDLSQWKCQDCWVKNDEGVGNCVCCGSKKPNTQGTVANSKLESVESDWKCQVCLIKNKSSVETCAACGEVKPTSKNPLTNNGNQPKATGNSLLKNIIKSQTEKWECVNCLVRNDNNVSKCACCETEKPGTIKDSEKKSFNFGISPNMSFKFGIDPKLNENKTVEPTPVTLVTPATESETNNNNLSTTFTFGLPKKKPSDKLNKPEEKSDEIPKPAFTFGIPKQTAESTTKNVFNNPVLGSKLREEAPKSLPAINEEKEVEIEQQKTPVSNIQPIGIFATPAPSQTQTKTTETPVSSINSLNSVEKNDSLNPPLVSTSKSSAETVAPKTTFSFSSSGIRVASNLFSPQVTTTSATTLQETPISSSSLSFFQKSDPVTTSSLSFFQKSETTPTTLSLFNKTETTITTTASQPDVSSTPVFSFGSNNVPNVLAQPEQPKFNFSFGSTNKPDTPSLFKAPFGATADSNIGSNNFTLTNANSMSTSNVLPGNTLGGLPGANNMTGNILSGGSGLPAANPLSGLSGSNTMGNPTNPLSGLVLSTNSLSEANNLSQTNISSTMQSGGLFGTALKKDDMWSSNNNTSNNMFVSNATNNNAQKPAFNFGSSLPFNSNNANPAPTFGSPSQPTQNMFGMSNQNSQPSLFSNQMQNSAPPNIFGASQPASNSVPTVGMFGTPSTAVAPNFGSPNPIPTFEAPSMNPTPAPAFNFGAQQTTGIFGFGQQQQQQPQQQQQQHPGGVYNFGATPAGAGSTQVQFNMGSSPYISGRRVRKAIRRTSQR from the exons TCCTTTGTCAAGAATGTAACATCAAAAGTGACTGGGTTTTTGCCATCTACAATAACAAAATGGTTCAGTAGTCCTAGCTCTACCAACACAAATGGATCAGTACCCACAGCTGAATCAACAGATTCTTCAACCGAAGATGAGGGTCCAGAAAGCCCAATAACAACTCAGCCACCTGCTAAAAGAATGCGATACAGTTCCCCGGGTACTTCAAACACCTATATTCCACCAGAA ACAAAATGTACAAGTACTAATACAGAATCCGTTGCAACATATAGTGAAATGCAGTCTCCGATAAGCAGAAACGCATTTAGACCAGATTCAAATTTTGTGTCCACAAAGCTGCATTCACCGTCTGAAGAATCTATTAGTGAAACCAAAAAAGagccatttttttataacatggaTTCAAGTTCAAATGAAAATAGTTCTGTTTTAAAAAAACGAAAGTCCCTATTTAACGTTAACCATGAAGAAAATTATG TAAGTAATACAACGAGCATGAGTCTTAGTGAACCACAATTCAAAGCCAGTTATCTCTCTGCTCCATTTTACACAAGACAGGCAATATATGGTAGAGCAATAAATGCTTACATGAATGAAccaaatattaaacaaagaaagAATACTTTAGTAACAAATAATAGCAATAATGACAATGTTGCTATTAGTCACTCAGCCAGACGAGTTTTGGATTTGCTAGAAAATTATTCTTCTCCATTAATGGAAGCTAAAAGAATATCTCAATTCATGAAGTcttctaataataatactctAGACAGTTCTAAAGCCAGCAGTAGCAAAGGACTTT CATATAAAACACAAGAACTTCATGTGCCAAGCATTGCAACAATATTAAGACTCAAGCAAAAGTCAAGACTTATGGATACTACCAGTGCTGCTCGTCAGTTAATGGCATCGCACAGTAGCTCCCCTGATTTTATGGCATATCCAGCACCAACAAGTCaaag CAATACATCAAAGGAGACAAGTGATAAATTAACTACAAAAATTAAGTCCAGGTTGACTAGGATAAACAGAGAAGAAAAGGCAGTGTATGAAAGCAATGAACCTGTTAATCTTCCTACTGCAGTCTTACAGATTGATAAAGATAATCTACCCAAGTTCTCCTTGGGTATTCCTACACCCAAACCAATACCAAGTTCTTCAACTGTTACTGCTACAGATTTGCCAAATTCTTTACCTCCAGCAGTAAATACAGTGACAACAAATATGGATAAAAAAGTTAATGAAATGAATGTGGATAAAGGAGAAAAAACTAATAGTAGTAGCTATCAATTTTCTATTCCAGTCACTGTATCTAGTGAAACGGTTAATGCTTCTTCATTGCCTGCAAAGTTTACATTTGGCAGTCCAGAAAGGAGTATAGAAAAGacaatagaaacaaaaactgaTAATGCTCTCTCCAAAGTTCATCAGCCAATTATTAAGGTAAAGACTGATTTACTACCACAATCAGAAGATTGGAAATGTGAGGATTGTTGGGTATCTAATAAACCAGATTCTGCTAACTGTGTATGTTGTGGAGGTAAAAAGCCTGTAAAAAATGCAACAAAAGTTAATAAATGCACACTATGTCAAGTAGTTTTGGACAAAGATGGTACAAGTAAATGTGTTAATTGTGAAAAGACATCCAATAATACTGGAAACTCAAAACTCGTGAGTATAGATCTATCACAGTGGAAATGTCAAGATTGCTGGGTGAAAAATGATGAAGGAGTAGGAAATTGTGTCTGTTGTGGTAGTAAAAAACCCAACACGCAAGGTACAGTTGCTAATTCAAAACTTGAAAGTGTTGAAAGTGATTGGAAATGTCAGGtatgtttgattaaaaataaaagcagtgTTGAAACATGTGCTGCATGTGGTGAAGTAAAACCTACTTCAAAAAATCCTCTTACCAATAATGGTAACCAACCTAAAGCTACTGGGAATTCTTtacttaaaaacattattaaatcacAAACTGAAAAGTGGGAGTGTGTAAATTGCTTGGTCCGCAATGACAACAATGTAAGCAAATGTGCTTGTTGTGAGACCGAAAAACCGGGAACTATAAAAGATTCCGAaaagaaaagttttaattttggtATCAGTCCAAATATGTCATTTAAATTTGGTATTGATCCAAAactcaatgaaaataaaactgtagAACCTACACCAGTAACATTAGTCACACCAGCAACAGAGTCTGAgactaacaataataatctatCTACCACATTTACTTTTGGATTACCTAAAAAGAAACCATCAGACAAATTGAACAAACCAGAAGAGAAATCAGATGAAATTCCGAAACCTGCTTTTACATTTGGAATACCAAAACAAACTGCAGAATCTActactaaaaatgtttttaacaatCCTGTTCTTGGAAGCAAATTGCGTGAAGAAGCACCAAAATCTCTACCTGCAATAAATGAAGAAAAGGAAGTAGAAATTGAGCAACAAAAAACGCCAGTGTCAAATATTCAACCAATAGGTATATTTGCGACACCTGCTCCATCCCAAACTCAAACCAAGACTACTGAGACACCAGTTTCAAGCATAAATTCTCTTAACAGTGTCGAGAAAAATGATTCACTGAATCCCCCACTTGTGTCTACGTCAAAATCTTCAGCTGAAACTGTAGCACCTAAAACTACATTTAGTTTTTCTTCAAGTGGCATACGAGTAGCATCAAATCTATTTAGTCCACAAGTAACAACCACTTCAGCAACAACTTTACAAGAAACacctatttcatcttcttctttATCATTCTTTCAAAAAAGTGATCCTGTTACTACATCATCTTTGTCTTTCTTCCAAAAAAGTGAAACAACACCTACAACATTatccttatttaataaaacggaGACTACAATAACAACCACTGCTTCGCAGCCAGATGTATCTAGTACTCCAGTATTCAGTTTTGGCAGTAATAATGTACCAAATGTATTGGCACAACCAGAGCAGCCGAAATTTAACTTTTCTTTTGGAAGCACAAATAAACCTGATACTCCATCTTTATTCAAAGCACCTTTCGGTGCTACTGCCGATAGTAACATAGGTTCCAACAACTTTACACTAACAAATGCAAATTCTATGAGCACTAGTAATGTTTTGCCTGGAAATACACTTGGTGGATTACCTGGTGCAAACAATATGACAGGGAATATCTTATCTGGTGGTAGCGGATTGCCTGCAGCAAACCCATTGAGTGGACTATCAGGCAGCAATACAATGGGAAATCCTACAAATCCCTTAAGTGGACTTGTCTTATCAACAAATTCATTGTCTGAGGCCAACAACCTGTCTCAAACTAACATCTCATCTACAATGcaatcaggtggcctatttggtACAGCATTAAAGAAAGATGACATGTGGTcttcaaataacaatacttctAACAATATGTTTGTTTCAAATGCCACAAACAATAATGCACAAAAGCCTGCTTTTAATTTTGGTAGCTCTTTACCATTTAATTCTAACAACGCAAATCCTGCTCCCACCTTTGGAAGCCCATCACAACCGACTCAAAATATGTTTGGAATGTCAAATCAAAACAGTCAACCATCATTGTTTTCGAACCAAATGCAAAACTCTGCCCCACCAAATATATTTGGAGCATCACAGCCTGCTAGTAATTCGGTGCCAACAGTAGGAATGTTTGGAACACCTAGTACAGCAGTTGCGCCCAATTTTGGTTCACCCAACCCTATTCCAACCTTTGAAGCACCTTCGATGAATCCTACACCAGCTCCAGCATTTAATTTTGGAGCACAACAGACAACTGGGATATTTGGATTTGGACAG caacaacaacaacaaccgcaGCAGCAGCAACAGCAACATCCTGGCGGCGTATACAATTTCGGTGCAACGCCTGCGGGTGCAGGTTCAACGCAGGTTCAGTTTAATATGGGCAGTTCCCCATATATTTCTGGTCGACGTGTGAGAAAAGCAATTCGTAGGACCTCGCAGCGATGA
- the LOC124543079 gene encoding nuclear pore complex protein Nup153 isoform X1, producing MSASFTVNKEKRSKSSNDANNSFVKNVTSKVTGFLPSTITKWFSSPSSTNTNGSVPTAESTDSSTEDEGPESPITTQPPAKRMRYSSPGTSNTYIPPETKCTSTNTESVATYSEMQSPISRNAFRPDSNFVSTKLHSPSEESISETKKEPFFYNMDSSSNENSSVLKKRKSLFNVNHEENYVSNTTSMSLSEPQFKASYLSAPFYTRQAIYGRAINAYMNEPNIKQRKNTLVTNNSNNDNVAISHSARRVLDLLENYSSPLMEAKRISQFMKSSNNNTLDSSKASSSKGLSYKTQELHVPSIATILRLKQKSRLMDTTSAARQLMASHSSSPDFMAYPAPTSQSNTSKETSDKLTTKIKSRLTRINREEKAVYESNEPVNLPTAVLQIDKDNLPKFSLGIPTPKPIPSSSTVTATDLPNSLPPAVNTVTTNMDKKVNEMNVDKGEKTNSSSYQFSIPVTVSSETVNASSLPAKFTFGSPERSIEKTIETKTDNALSKVHQPIIKVKTDLLPQSEDWKCEDCWVSNKPDSANCVCCGGKKPVKNATKVNKCTLCQVVLDKDGTSKCVNCEKTSNNTGNSKLVSIDLSQWKCQDCWVKNDEGVGNCVCCGSKKPNTQGTVANSKLESVESDWKCQVCLIKNKSSVETCAACGEVKPTSKNPLTNNGNQPKATGNSLLKNIIKSQTEKWECVNCLVRNDNNVSKCACCETEKPGTIKDSEKKSFNFGISPNMSFKFGIDPKLNENKTVEPTPVTLVTPATESETNNNNLSTTFTFGLPKKKPSDKLNKPEEKSDEIPKPAFTFGIPKQTAESTTKNVFNNPVLGSKLREEAPKSLPAINEEKEVEIEQQKTPVSNIQPIGIFATPAPSQTQTKTTETPVSSINSLNSVEKNDSLNPPLVSTSKSSAETVAPKTTFSFSSSGIRVASNLFSPQVTTTSATTLQETPISSSSLSFFQKSDPVTTSSLSFFQKSETTPTTLSLFNKTETTITTTASQPDVSSTPVFSFGSNNVPNVLAQPEQPKFNFSFGSTNKPDTPSLFKAPFGATADSNIGSNNFTLTNANSMSTSNVLPGNTLGGLPGANNMTGNILSGGSGLPAANPLSGLSGSNTMGNPTNPLSGLVLSTNSLSEANNLSQTNISSTMQSGGLFGTALKKDDMWSSNNNTSNNMFVSNATNNNAQKPAFNFGSSLPFNSNNANPAPTFGSPSQPTQNMFGMSNQNSQPSLFSNQMQNSAPPNIFGASQPASNSVPTVGMFGTPSTAVAPNFGSPNPIPTFEAPSMNPTPAPAFNFGAQQTTGIFGFGQQQQQQQPQQQQQQHPGGVYNFGATPAGAGSTQVQFNMGSSPYISGRRVRKAIRRTSQR from the exons TCCTTTGTCAAGAATGTAACATCAAAAGTGACTGGGTTTTTGCCATCTACAATAACAAAATGGTTCAGTAGTCCTAGCTCTACCAACACAAATGGATCAGTACCCACAGCTGAATCAACAGATTCTTCAACCGAAGATGAGGGTCCAGAAAGCCCAATAACAACTCAGCCACCTGCTAAAAGAATGCGATACAGTTCCCCGGGTACTTCAAACACCTATATTCCACCAGAA ACAAAATGTACAAGTACTAATACAGAATCCGTTGCAACATATAGTGAAATGCAGTCTCCGATAAGCAGAAACGCATTTAGACCAGATTCAAATTTTGTGTCCACAAAGCTGCATTCACCGTCTGAAGAATCTATTAGTGAAACCAAAAAAGagccatttttttataacatggaTTCAAGTTCAAATGAAAATAGTTCTGTTTTAAAAAAACGAAAGTCCCTATTTAACGTTAACCATGAAGAAAATTATG TAAGTAATACAACGAGCATGAGTCTTAGTGAACCACAATTCAAAGCCAGTTATCTCTCTGCTCCATTTTACACAAGACAGGCAATATATGGTAGAGCAATAAATGCTTACATGAATGAAccaaatattaaacaaagaaagAATACTTTAGTAACAAATAATAGCAATAATGACAATGTTGCTATTAGTCACTCAGCCAGACGAGTTTTGGATTTGCTAGAAAATTATTCTTCTCCATTAATGGAAGCTAAAAGAATATCTCAATTCATGAAGTcttctaataataatactctAGACAGTTCTAAAGCCAGCAGTAGCAAAGGACTTT CATATAAAACACAAGAACTTCATGTGCCAAGCATTGCAACAATATTAAGACTCAAGCAAAAGTCAAGACTTATGGATACTACCAGTGCTGCTCGTCAGTTAATGGCATCGCACAGTAGCTCCCCTGATTTTATGGCATATCCAGCACCAACAAGTCaaag CAATACATCAAAGGAGACAAGTGATAAATTAACTACAAAAATTAAGTCCAGGTTGACTAGGATAAACAGAGAAGAAAAGGCAGTGTATGAAAGCAATGAACCTGTTAATCTTCCTACTGCAGTCTTACAGATTGATAAAGATAATCTACCCAAGTTCTCCTTGGGTATTCCTACACCCAAACCAATACCAAGTTCTTCAACTGTTACTGCTACAGATTTGCCAAATTCTTTACCTCCAGCAGTAAATACAGTGACAACAAATATGGATAAAAAAGTTAATGAAATGAATGTGGATAAAGGAGAAAAAACTAATAGTAGTAGCTATCAATTTTCTATTCCAGTCACTGTATCTAGTGAAACGGTTAATGCTTCTTCATTGCCTGCAAAGTTTACATTTGGCAGTCCAGAAAGGAGTATAGAAAAGacaatagaaacaaaaactgaTAATGCTCTCTCCAAAGTTCATCAGCCAATTATTAAGGTAAAGACTGATTTACTACCACAATCAGAAGATTGGAAATGTGAGGATTGTTGGGTATCTAATAAACCAGATTCTGCTAACTGTGTATGTTGTGGAGGTAAAAAGCCTGTAAAAAATGCAACAAAAGTTAATAAATGCACACTATGTCAAGTAGTTTTGGACAAAGATGGTACAAGTAAATGTGTTAATTGTGAAAAGACATCCAATAATACTGGAAACTCAAAACTCGTGAGTATAGATCTATCACAGTGGAAATGTCAAGATTGCTGGGTGAAAAATGATGAAGGAGTAGGAAATTGTGTCTGTTGTGGTAGTAAAAAACCCAACACGCAAGGTACAGTTGCTAATTCAAAACTTGAAAGTGTTGAAAGTGATTGGAAATGTCAGGtatgtttgattaaaaataaaagcagtgTTGAAACATGTGCTGCATGTGGTGAAGTAAAACCTACTTCAAAAAATCCTCTTACCAATAATGGTAACCAACCTAAAGCTACTGGGAATTCTTtacttaaaaacattattaaatcacAAACTGAAAAGTGGGAGTGTGTAAATTGCTTGGTCCGCAATGACAACAATGTAAGCAAATGTGCTTGTTGTGAGACCGAAAAACCGGGAACTATAAAAGATTCCGAaaagaaaagttttaattttggtATCAGTCCAAATATGTCATTTAAATTTGGTATTGATCCAAAactcaatgaaaataaaactgtagAACCTACACCAGTAACATTAGTCACACCAGCAACAGAGTCTGAgactaacaataataatctatCTACCACATTTACTTTTGGATTACCTAAAAAGAAACCATCAGACAAATTGAACAAACCAGAAGAGAAATCAGATGAAATTCCGAAACCTGCTTTTACATTTGGAATACCAAAACAAACTGCAGAATCTActactaaaaatgtttttaacaatCCTGTTCTTGGAAGCAAATTGCGTGAAGAAGCACCAAAATCTCTACCTGCAATAAATGAAGAAAAGGAAGTAGAAATTGAGCAACAAAAAACGCCAGTGTCAAATATTCAACCAATAGGTATATTTGCGACACCTGCTCCATCCCAAACTCAAACCAAGACTACTGAGACACCAGTTTCAAGCATAAATTCTCTTAACAGTGTCGAGAAAAATGATTCACTGAATCCCCCACTTGTGTCTACGTCAAAATCTTCAGCTGAAACTGTAGCACCTAAAACTACATTTAGTTTTTCTTCAAGTGGCATACGAGTAGCATCAAATCTATTTAGTCCACAAGTAACAACCACTTCAGCAACAACTTTACAAGAAACacctatttcatcttcttctttATCATTCTTTCAAAAAAGTGATCCTGTTACTACATCATCTTTGTCTTTCTTCCAAAAAAGTGAAACAACACCTACAACATTatccttatttaataaaacggaGACTACAATAACAACCACTGCTTCGCAGCCAGATGTATCTAGTACTCCAGTATTCAGTTTTGGCAGTAATAATGTACCAAATGTATTGGCACAACCAGAGCAGCCGAAATTTAACTTTTCTTTTGGAAGCACAAATAAACCTGATACTCCATCTTTATTCAAAGCACCTTTCGGTGCTACTGCCGATAGTAACATAGGTTCCAACAACTTTACACTAACAAATGCAAATTCTATGAGCACTAGTAATGTTTTGCCTGGAAATACACTTGGTGGATTACCTGGTGCAAACAATATGACAGGGAATATCTTATCTGGTGGTAGCGGATTGCCTGCAGCAAACCCATTGAGTGGACTATCAGGCAGCAATACAATGGGAAATCCTACAAATCCCTTAAGTGGACTTGTCTTATCAACAAATTCATTGTCTGAGGCCAACAACCTGTCTCAAACTAACATCTCATCTACAATGcaatcaggtggcctatttggtACAGCATTAAAGAAAGATGACATGTGGTcttcaaataacaatacttctAACAATATGTTTGTTTCAAATGCCACAAACAATAATGCACAAAAGCCTGCTTTTAATTTTGGTAGCTCTTTACCATTTAATTCTAACAACGCAAATCCTGCTCCCACCTTTGGAAGCCCATCACAACCGACTCAAAATATGTTTGGAATGTCAAATCAAAACAGTCAACCATCATTGTTTTCGAACCAAATGCAAAACTCTGCCCCACCAAATATATTTGGAGCATCACAGCCTGCTAGTAATTCGGTGCCAACAGTAGGAATGTTTGGAACACCTAGTACAGCAGTTGCGCCCAATTTTGGTTCACCCAACCCTATTCCAACCTTTGAAGCACCTTCGATGAATCCTACACCAGCTCCAGCATTTAATTTTGGAGCACAACAGACAACTGGGATATTTGGATTTGGACAG cagcaacaacaacaacaaccgcaGCAGCAGCAACAGCAACATCCTGGCGGCGTATACAATTTCGGTGCAACGCCTGCGGGTGCAGGTTCAACGCAGGTTCAGTTTAATATGGGCAGTTCCCCATATATTTCTGGTCGACGTGTGAGAAAAGCAATTCGTAGGACCTCGCAGCGATGA